GGCAGCATTTCATTTCTTCTCACGGATATAAAGATAGATTAAAGAAAAGTAAAGGTAGCAATACATAACTCCTgtcatgtatatttttttgatcCTCCTCTGAAGTTCACCGTGGGCGGAGAACTCTTATCAGATTAAGTAGCTGTTCAGGAGAGTTTAAATAGTAGACAAACTGTGAAGGTCATTGCAAATGAACACACCAATCAACTGAGGTGAGCTGCAGAATGTACCGAAGAAAAAGAGTGAACTCTAAATAACGAAAAAAACTTCTTTGCACCTGTTTTGATGAATGTGTTGTTATCTGTTGTTTCCAGTGCTGATCAGAACACAGCTCTGGAGCTATGGCTTTGTTTGGAAAGGTGTTAGAGCCAGTGGGCTACATGCAAACTGTGAGGTGGGTTTTCCATTTTAATACATCAGGTGTCTGGTTGCAAATGAAAGATATGaagtgaaccatcagtgtgtgtgtgtgtctggtgcaCAGGGTTCAGGTCCAGGGGATATCCTCCTATTTGTGTGGTAATGCCACAGCAGAGGAGACTGAGGTAGCCAAGAAGAACCTGGACCACATTGATCAGGAGCTGGGGGCATCGGGTCATGGTCTGCTGAAGGACCAGGAGGTCCACCAGCTGGAGGACGATCTGGCTGTGGTCTACTATCAGCTGGGCACAGCGGTGAGGAAGCTGCCTCTGGGCCTCAGACATGCAGATAAACCTTTGAAATTCTAAAGTTAACGTTTCATTAACTTCTCCAAATTCAAAAGTTTTAGCATTAAAATTTGATGCAGCTGCAGATGTCAGGTAACCAAAGCACAGAACAAAACTAATAAAACTATTACTGCTGCAGTTTCTCATTTCCTTATAATGTGGTGGGATTCTCTAGATCCTTGCTGATATTGCATATTCGAAACATAAAGCTGCCTCTCTGCTTGTCCAGGTGTGACCTTGATGTTTTTCTGCTCTGCCTGTTCCAGGTGAGAGCACAGCCGGAGTTCACCAAGAAGGAGACGGAGGTGTTCCTGCAGTATGTGCAGGAATACCGGCTGGAGAGGCAGCTGACGGCTCTCTACAACCGTATGATGGGAGTGGCGGCGCTGACCGACCAGCCCACGCTGCTGGAGGAGCTCATCCTGTGCCGCAAGCCCAAACGCTGGGAGCTGAGGGAGTTCTGCGTTAAGGTTTGTGGAGGTGGAGAAACAAAATCTGGAGGGGTGTTGGGGGGAAAAATCCTTGTTATTTAAACAACGGAAATCAAAATAATAGTTAAATTACAATTGATCTGTCGTAaacatcttctctcacacagaGGAACACAGCTGTACATGATGATTTCTAGATCAAAATGATAaatctgacagaaaaacattgaGGTTCCTTGGGGAATGACGCTCACCCCATTTATCTTCTTGCtatgaaaataaactgaacatTTACTTCAGCAGAGGTGTGACCTGTATTCACTGTCTCACGTGCTGAGTTGGCAAAATTTGCTTTTGCCTACAccgctttttttgtttgcttttttaactttttcacTCAACAACAGTGGctttaataataaatttatcatggctttaattattttcctttccgCTTGAATCCAAATGGATAATTTTCATctatttgtaatttaaatatgaaaaaggATAGCATTTTAGGAAAAAGGAAAGGTCAatccgtccatctgtccttGCGCCCTTGAGCGAGACGAGCATGAATACCATCCAGCCTGAGAAGAAACTGACCTTAACAGACGTTGCGGTAGTCACAGGCTTGTTTATTATGTAAAACTAATTATGTAATCATCTCTAAAACATATGTTTGTATCTGTCCGTTGTTTGCTTATCACACGCTATATCAAAGATCATTTCAAGGGCTGTGGGAAGAATTTGCTACATTGCTGTCCATtcaacacagctgctgctgtgaggataaatgttttttttttatcctagAAACTCAAGTCTGTCCAAAGTTTACTTACCAAGAAGCTTTAGGCTGTCTGGAGCCAGTCCCAGTGGATTAGCATTAATGCTAAAGTACTCTCTGTGAGTGGCTGGGGATCATTTGTTTGTGTAGTGCTTAGTTCAAGACCTtgctcaaaataaataaagtttgattaaCATAAAAGCTTTCaaaaagttggagaaaattGCTAAACGTGTTGAAGTCATAGTTAATTGTTTTGACATCATGTAAAATGATacaattaaattcattttagtTTGTAAAATGACGAGAAATTTGTGGACAGGGTTTTACCCTGAGTGAAGGACGAACAAGCGCTTTCATAAGAAAGACTCAAAGTCACCGCCAGAGATCCTGACCTTGTTAATCACAGGAAACGAAGCCGTCTTTATTTAACCTTGACGAACTTATCATGTATAAATACACTGTAGGTTtacactcattcattttcatatctGACGTCTTTAACATCACCTACAAAGGCTCCACGCACTCACCTCGAGTGACCTTACTTTACAcctttattattactttaattaGCAAAAATGCATGATGGGTCTGGGTACTAAAGATGACTTTTATGGTTTAAACAACTAATTCAAGCTGTGGAAGGCATGATTAACACATTGTCATTCCACTGCACGAGCTTTCATGCACAGTTCATACACATATTCATGCTGTTCTTTGtctccttttctttgtcttttcaggTAAACTTTGTCCTGGGTACTGGTCTGCTGTGTCTCTTCACTCAGGCTTCTCTAACAGGCAGAGACCAGGCTCTGCTGATGAAGACGTGGTCTGACCGCATGGGCACACTCTACAGAAAGATGAAGAACACAGGAAGTCGCTGTTTGGGCTACTTTCTGGAGCAGGCAGAAGTCGATGTGAGGAAGGAGCTCCTTGACGCTGTCCATGACCGTTCACCCCCTGATGAGGCGGCGTCCAGAATCCTGAAGACCCTAGAGAAGAACTATGATTGGCTGCGCTGGGCAGTGATGCTTTACCCTGCTGTGGGAACCACGGAAGAAGAAACCACCGAGGAGGCgccagaagaaaaagagaatgtGCCAGAAGAAAACGAGGCCACTAATCTACTTCCTGTGGTGTCTGAAGCACCGATTCCCCAAGTGATGGCATGCTACCGTGACGCGCCCGCTTCACTGGACAAGAGCCGCATCCACCAACTCATCGTGGACCTGGAGTGGAAGATCCCCAACCCGCCACCCGAGGTGTACGCTTCCATTGAGGAAGACCCTGGCCGGGCCCGGCGTTACCTGGCCTCAAGGATGCTGAGGAAGCTCCAGGAGGGCCTGGGGTCCGGCGTGGCGGTCCACGTGGtgccaggcaggatggaaatgaaatgcaacTTCCCTCCAGCCTCCTACTACCTCTATGAGTACAAACATCGGCTGGCATCCGGCACCGTTTGTGTTTTtggatgagaaataaaatgagaggAAACAATCTGCTGTTCTCACACAGATGTTTCGTGATTATGTTAAAATACCAGATTGGCTTTAGTTGCTCCCACATTTGCGTTAACATGTCTCTATCATGAAATattactttcaaataaatttaattttacaggtaaagaaaaattaaatgagttttttttaaacttcagcCTTTAAAACCACTTAGTTTTCAATGAGAGAACGAAAGACTAAGAGAAACGGAGACAACCAAGCAATGTCATTGTAGGTTTTATTAAGTTCAAGTGCTTGAATTTGTTGGTTAGAAATAAACAACTTAAAAATGAAAGGAGGGATCAAATGTTGGCTGAGGCTTACAACTCAAGTATTTATTGATAATAACTGagcagaaaaatgaataaagtccAATCAGTGCTCCAACACTGTCCATCACATCAATGACTGAAGCACTCAAATTGTAATCCACTGGAGGAGTCAGCCACAGTCCTATTGTGCGTCCTTTTAGACATAATTTGTCCTGGAAACACGCGGttcttttcatttacatttaaaaaaaggcatTATTCTTGATCTTACACAAATCCTCCTTCAGAGTTGAGCAGAATTAATTTTTCTAAGTCCTTCCTGACATCTGGGAAGCCCTCCAGTGCCTCCTGAAAGTCGTCCCAGCAGAGGGAGAAGCACTGGCAGTCGGTCAGCGCTCTTGCCGTGGACAGATGTTTGCCTTTGGTCAGCATGCATGACTCTGTTGTTCAGAGAGAGAACCAGAAGCAGGGTTAATGAGCGAGGGAGACCTAATGAAGGGGAGGACGGCTGACAATTAATCCCAAATTAAACGGCCAAAATCAGCTGAGTTGTTTCGGGAAGCCTGCTTAGCTCCAACGGTGGAGAGGTCTGCGGCCAAGAAGATTAAGACCTGCTCACACTTAGAGCCGGAGAATTAAAGAAATCCCCCAATtggagaaaattcattcattcagtttggtTTTATTACACGTGTGTAAGGGCATACATAtattatagatagataaataaataatataatatatataaataaatgctgtTGGGAGGAATCCATGAGAACGAATCAGACATGTCCTGAACACATAACACAAGGGAATGTTCTAAAAACTGTGGAatctcaaaatgtcaaaagacaAATTAGTTTGTTGGAATTTGTTGGAAAAAATTCTGCTCAATAATTAAATTACTTAACATTTGAAAAGTCTTATGTATTCATTGCACTTTTCTACGAATGTCACAAAGTGTCTTTTTAGGATAAAGTGACAGAGCTAAAAATTGAAGTTGATCTTAGTTTATTTTCCAGTGGATATAGTTAAAATTGTTCTAACAGATGCTATCATAGACATTCTGGTTTGTCAGTTTATTGGAGGTGAATCATTATTAACTCTCcaacttttatttcactgtcaCGGTCTTGAAATCGCTTCTCAAATCGGAAAATGATTTTCCAGATACACTCTGATCCTTATGAATCAAACCCACCTCCAAAGAAATCTCCATCACACAGTTCTCTCTCGTCAGCGTCTGTCTCCATTAGGACCTGGCCGTGGTCGATGAAGAACATTCGGTCTCCAGGGACGTTCTGCCGGACGATGACGTCTCCCTCCAGGAAAATGTCGTACTCCAGTTTGACGACGACAGCGTTGATAAAGTTTTCATCCCTGTACTGGAAGAGTGGAACCTTTCTGAGCAGCCGGCTGCACATCACCATCAGGATTTGCTGAAAAATACATGAAACCGGTTTTGAATAAAGACAACATTTATCAAATAGAGTTTGACACTTCATCATGTTCACAGAAATATGAGGGATAAACCTATGATAGAACATTTTTAAGATGAACCCTGGCGGTACCTCTTTGAGCGCTGAGGACACCGTGTCCATCACGTCCTTCTCGTGGAACCATTTCCCTCCATAGCGAGCCTGGTAGTACTTATTAATGCGAAGCTGCAGCTCTGGTGGGAGCTTCATGAAGGACATGTAATGCTCCAAACGGCTCATCTGTGGAAGATAATGCATCAAGCATCGCGAAAAACCATAGAAACCATCGGACAGAATTGGATGGAGGTGTCACCGGCCAGGTAATACACTTTGAAGTGTCACCTGTGCCCCACCTTGCTCTTGTATTCCTTGGCTGCTGGGTCGATGGTGGCGACCATGGCGGTGGTGTTGGCAACCAGGACCGTGTACATCAGACACCCAGACACCATGCTGACCATGACGATCCACATTTCAACATAATCTGGACAACAAGACACCATGCTCATTTAGCGTAAATTTGCTTGAACATATGAGACAGAGTTGGGGTTCTATTCCCAAGGCTACAATCCTCACTTGTTGGTGCATCCATGGATCCGTAAGATAGAGCAATCATCTGGGACAGAGCTCGGAAAACTCCCCAGGAGTACTTCACGATGACTGTGGCATTCTGTGAGAATCATTCATGTTTGTAAAATGACTTTCATTTGGAGAATCTGATTTCTAGTTGTCTAGAGTTGGTTTGTGATTTGAGTTTCACCATCAGGTTTTCCTTCCGGACCCAGCAGTCGGTGGGAAATTCCTCCAGCATCGGGACAAAGTACTGGATGCAGCCGTTCCAGTGACACAGCAGGAAAATCATCATGAACAGGGACAAGATGCGGAAGAAGAGGCGGACAACCTCTAGGTTTGAATTTGACACCTGCGAGGAATTAAAAAGAATGGAAACTAGATTCATACTCATGTcgtattttttaatgaaaattaaaatgttaaatgggTGGACTTGTATGACTCCCAATCTTTGGGCTgattcaatttgaaaaaaatcctgaaatgaGATGACATGGAGGAACGTGGCAGCTCTTGCTTAACTCTTGACCTTATGAGACTTCAAAGTCAGGTTGGGTAATCGGAGTCCGGTCTGATAAGGTGTTCGTGAGGGAGAAAGGTTGATAGAATTTCAGAGGTGAGCTATGAAGAGCGTCTGGCATTCGCACTTACTTTCTCCACCTCATTGAAGAATCGGACCAGTCGGGACACTCGAGCCAGTCGGATCAAGCTGAGGATCCGCACAAACATCAGAATCCTCATCACCTTGTTGGTCTTGGAGGGGTTGTCGTCATGGTATTGCAAATcctcgaattaaaaaaaaagggattctTAATTATCAATGCTGTgaattatgagaaaatttattttattccattccATGGAATCCATCCGACTCTTTATGGTCGGTTGAATTGTTCTGTCGTCAGTAAAAGTGGTGTTTTGTGCTTAACTTGGGAGCAAAAACTTGTTGTCTTTATCATCTAACCAAACATAAGATAGAGGCAGAAAACTTGGTGTCCAAATTTACCTTTAAGCAACATTTATTTGGCTTTTCTTACCGCAAACAGCAGAATGTAGCCAATGGGGAAAGCAGCGATGACGTCTGGTATGAACCATGACCTCAGGTAACTGACTCGGATCTGCTTTATGTCCAGAATGGCTTCCTGTCAGAGAGAACAGAGCAGCAGATTGAGCAGATGGGCGAAGATTTTTACACTTGGAGTGAAACGACTTTATGGGAATGTGTCCAAAACTAAGAGAGATGTCAGATGACATtaagtttgtgtcttttttttttttacagcttgtTCAGATTGTGGTCGAAGCGAGGAGCATTTCAACGTCTGTCAAAAccagagtaaaaacaaaaaaataagaaaaaatctCCACAAACTATTTTTGATTGGCAAGAAAGAAACCAGAGAGCAAaggcagatgaaaacaaacaggGGATAGCCTTCGTAATACTTAATTGGAAATGTTATACCATATTCCATTCATCCAATACATCATAATCCCTCTTATAAAATCAAGCAGGAGGTGCCAATTTTGCCAGTGTCCAGGATCTGAGGGAGGGAGGTCTATTAATCTAGCCTTTCGTGTATTGAGTAGATTACAGATGGGGCAGAGATGGATTGCATGCGCTCGTCTGCACAAGGATTATAGCCTTCCAGATTGTGTCTGAAAATAGAGCACAGCCACTCTCACCTCGCTGTCCTCTGTAACGATGCCCATTCGGAAATTCAGAGCCACGTCAATCAGGAACAGGGTGTCTGAAAACACATTGAAACCTTCCCACACCAGCCCGCTGTCCCCGTCCAGGAACGCTATCTCCATGGGAATCCCGATCAGGTTGAGGAATGTGATGGCCATCATACACATGATGTAGTaactcctgcaggaggaacatCTGTGAGCAGGTGGGAAATCACACTGACCTTCAGATGTTTTACATGCAGTAAAGTCTTGATGGCAGGGACATCCTGCAGCCGGTCAGGCAGGTTGATTTATGCACACTAATTACTCTAATACTGTAACTGTAACTCTCCTGAGCCTTTGTGTGATTTTCAAGCTCAAATTACCCTAATTTCTCATGTTCTCTGGACCTAATTGTTTCTTCCCGTCTCTGTTTCCACTCCATATGATCACCCTCCAGACTAATAACAGTGCTGCCTGCAAAACCATCCATGTGTGGAAACATGTTCCTTAAAGAAGTCATTCGATCCACCTGCTTCTTTCTAATCCTCGGCTATCGTCTTGCCACTAATAAGGACATATATTTTGACACAAGTCAGAAAATATTGAAAAGTAGAACTAAAACACAAAGTGATGTAATCAACTAGAAAATGTTTTATCCTAATTGCAAATAATTTTTCTATTAAGCATGTGATCAATATGTCCAGAAGTAGGTCAATAAGGTAGGATAATGCTTCATCAATCTCCGTATCAAACTGAATGGAAATAACCAGTAAGGGAAACTAACAGAGGCTGAGGAAACAGACTCAGAGTGATGTCCACACGGATACCTCATGGGGCTGAACGGATGGATGACCAGGATGCCGCTCTGCAGCTGCCGGATGCATTCCTTCTCCACGGCCATCTCGCTGCCGTACAGGTACAGCGACTGCCTGTTCAGCTGCGGGAGCAGCAGGGCTCTCCATCCACAAGTGGCTTTGGTGCATCCCACCGTGGGACCTTTGAGTTTCTCCATCTCCCCACCTTGTTCCCCCTGCGATCATCTGAAAGCACAATCCATCCTCTCACTCCCGCTGCTCAGGTAGAGTCTGACTCCACCAGTTCGGACCTCTCCTCTTGGTCACAAGGTAAATTTCCATGAGAGCTCCCAACCTCTGAGCATAGTGATGCTGCCTGGAGCGTGGGGAGTGGATCCCCGCCTTTctgctccctccctctctccctccctccctctcactcTAACCCATCCCtccacttcttttccttttctcccCGCTCATCAACTATTCAGTATCTGCGTCTCATCCCAGCATGAATCATGTCAAGAATGTGTGGTCCGGCTCACATTGATACTTCAGACaatggtgtgtatgtgtgtgtgtgagtatgtgtgtgtgtgcgtatgtgtgtagAGGAACACATTTATTGTCATGTGAACATGTTCAGTTCACTTTGGGCCATCTCTACCAGGATGTAATTAAAGACTGTGGTGTGTTACCTGATGCTCTGAAAAGGCCTCTCTGCCCTTTGCTCGCATGTTTTACACCAACCTGGAAGATTACATCATGAAGATTTCACAGTAGAAGACTCAGGTTTTATtcaattgcatgtttttttcattttctagaGTTGGTAGAATCgctgaaaagaatgaaaagagaaaatgaagttACAGGATGCATCGGGACGGCAGGAATAATCGGCTCAGTGGATCAAATGAAACACTGGCAGCTTATTGTACCTGATGGGTCTAATAAAGTGAAGATTATATAATAATCTCTCCTATATTGGATTGAATGCAGACcgaacaaacaggaagcatatttaattcaattcaCAATTTCCCCCCACaaaccttctaaccctaacctctaacaaATCTTGACATCAGCCCCTGAATGCATCTTCTACGTGTgtcctccaaaataaaagtcatattTGTATTGTTATGGATGTGAAATGATGCGACACTTCTGTCAAATTCTGTGAAAATCATAGGATTGACTTAAGCATTTCAAATACATACATCACGTGGTGCAGAGTAAAACCAACAATATGCTTACTTGCTCATTATCTAGCACACAGCTGGTGGCCCTCAAACCAGAATAAGGCGCTCGGCGCTTCTGCTTACGCACTGTTTTGTTGTGCTGACGCACTGTAGACCCAGAAGACTGTGAAAGCAAACACGCCTTCAGTAGGacagaaaatgaacatttttcatgCTGGTGGTATATTCTGCCCACCAGCAACTATTTCACTGCACACAGTGTTATAAGGCAGAAGCTGCTGATGTAATTGCATTAGCTGGATGATGTTACAGAAATACAAGTACCTGCACTTGTTCTCATATTTTGCACGTTCACAATTGAGTATCGTCAATCGGTCAATATGCAttattgtacaaaaaaataaaaaatttaaaaaatgccctttccatttataattatttacatttttatgaacttgctactaatttcccttcggggatcatagcagcatttaaaataaataaaataaaaatgtgtggtgATTTATAAGGATCTTATATGCATTTCTATATTGTGCATTTTAAACATAATTTCAAGTTAGGCCTTTTTGTTTGACGACATTATTTGTAGTGATTATTGCTATACTACAGATTactttttacatgttttatctTAAATATTGATCATGGTGTGGGAAATGTACCTGAGCAGGTGTAGCTCAGCAACAcgttactgtatttttaaagataaaatctgttcattttGAAGAGGCCTTCTCTTGTTTTCTGTTCAAAGCACACCTGTGCGCTCATCAAGGTGCTTAATCAGCATCTGAATATGCTACACCTGCCAGGCTAATGGATTGTTAGCATAATCCATTATGATCATACTTTAGTGAGCTAAAACttgctaaatgttttaaaatcaacTTGTGAGAAAACAGAAGGGATGTAAAAAATATCAGGAttcgtttttttttctatttaaattctGGCTCATTAGCTCAGTTAACGTTTATTCCAATAGTACTACATATCCCAGAAGTCTTTGCCGACGCTTCTAATCACGTGAGCTTGCATAAAGAGGGAAGAGGTGTGTGTCCATTAAGCGTGTTGGTTTCATTCTGAAGGTGAATCGCTCCACTATCTGTCACACAGGTACGTGGGTTTTGTCACTCGTGTCTCCACGATGTTCTCTGATCGTTCTTCAACGTGTCATTTACACCagtagtgttttattttttgtggacGTTTTGTGGCGTTAGCCGCCTCTAGCTAACTTTATCGTTATGTAACAACTCCACACTGCTAGCTAAACCAGCTAACGTTCTCCGTGGGCTTTCGTGCAGCTTCATCAGACAGCTGTTAGAAACTCCAGGCTCACATTTAAAAACCACTTGGTTTATTAAATTAGCCGATAAGATCGATGTTGTCAGTTCTGTTCCGTCCTGCGTCACGAACGCAGCTGGTTTGTGTAATCCATGGTCAAGGTTATCCTAAGTGGAGCCTTAACATTTAAAACTGAAGTTTCACGTAATAAAATTAATGCATGGTTGAACTTGCGCAAAAATAATATGAAGAATCAGTGAAACACAAGTGAGGGAACTGAAAGCTACAGGTGTTTTCAATTGCCTGTAATCTGGGGGATGTGCTAGCATGTTTGATTTTAGACCATGATAACGATCTGTAGTGAAGTTTGTACCGTTAACAAGTT
This window of the Antennarius striatus isolate MH-2024 chromosome 12, ASM4005453v1, whole genome shotgun sequence genome carries:
- the hcn5 gene encoding hyperpolarization activated cyclic nucleotide-gated potassium channel 5 is translated as MEKLKGPTVGCTKATCGWRALLLPQLNRQSLYLYGSEMAVEKECIRQLQSGILVIHPFSPMRSYYIMCMMAITFLNLIGIPMEIAFLDGDSGLVWEGFNVFSDTLFLIDVALNFRMGIVTEDSEEAILDIKQIRVSYLRSWFIPDVIAAFPIGYILLFADLQYHDDNPSKTNKVMRILMFVRILSLIRLARVSRLVRFFNEVEKVSNSNLEVVRLFFRILSLFMMIFLLCHWNGCIQYFVPMLEEFPTDCWVRKENLMNATVIVKYSWGVFRALSQMIALSYGSMDAPTNYVEMWIVMVSMVSGCLMYTVLVANTTAMVATIDPAAKEYKSKMSRLEHYMSFMKLPPELQLRINKYYQARYGGKWFHEKDVMDTVSSALKEQILMVMCSRLLRKVPLFQYRDENFINAVVVKLEYDIFLEGDVIVRQNVPGDRMFFIDHGQVLMETDADERELCDGDFFGESCMLTKGKHLSTARALTDCQCFSLCWDDFQEALEGFPDVRKDLEKLILLNSEGGFV
- the LOC137604590 gene encoding uncharacterized protein, which encodes MALFGKVLEPVGYMQTVRVQVQGISSYLCGNATAEETEVAKKNLDHIDQELGASGHGLLKDQEVHQLEDDLAVVYYQLGTAVRAQPEFTKKETEVFLQYVQEYRLERQLTALYNRMMGVAALTDQPTLLEELILCRKPKRWELREFCVKVNFVLGTGLLCLFTQASLTGRDQALLMKTWSDRMGTLYRKMKNTGSRCLGYFLEQAEVDVRKELLDAVHDRSPPDEAASRILKTLEKNYDWLRWAVMLYPAVGTTEEETTEEAPEEKENVPEENEATNLLPVVSEAPIPQVMACYRDAPASLDKSRIHQLIVDLEWKIPNPPPEVYASIEEDPGRARRYLASRMLRKLQEGLGSGVAVHVVPGRMEMKCNFPPASYYLYEYKHRLASGTVCVFG